The Desulfohalovibrio reitneri genome contains a region encoding:
- a CDS encoding sulfotransferase domain-containing protein, giving the protein MVRFVIFAEPRSGTTFLNASLNAHPDIRAFGEIMPDHTEPHHFHHYWLKQIERDPSVISLEHLPQVFRRYLRYLASRRRRKAVGVDVKYYQLEWKNDFLPVYKAENFRVVHVVRRNLLRRHVSWLLHQPEIRKALKRPMHATETINRVLLPLPNPNELPQLLNEARARIDHYQRIFEDNFPCLTVDYEAMIDPETNYLTAECQQRLFGFLEVPPLREVPVNPMRKINPAQLRYSLSNYDEVVAALKDTPFRDLLDDPGRDVAELPFHQHMGRGHRAAESDLPAALRHYLQAAELAPRDPEPIFHTALVYAATNRRDKAMDLLERVLDLCGDDQMRAFYAKARETLAGGAA; this is encoded by the coding sequence ATGGTTCGATTCGTGATTTTCGCCGAGCCCCGTTCGGGGACCACTTTTCTCAACGCCTCGCTGAACGCCCACCCGGACATCCGCGCGTTCGGCGAAATAATGCCGGACCACACCGAACCGCACCATTTCCACCACTATTGGCTGAAACAGATCGAGCGGGATCCTTCGGTCATTTCCCTGGAACACCTGCCCCAGGTGTTCCGAAGGTACCTGCGCTACCTGGCTTCCCGCAGGCGGAGGAAGGCGGTGGGCGTGGACGTGAAGTACTATCAGCTGGAATGGAAGAACGATTTCCTGCCCGTTTACAAGGCGGAAAACTTCCGGGTGGTGCACGTGGTGCGTCGGAACCTTCTGCGCCGCCACGTGTCCTGGTTGCTGCACCAGCCTGAAATCCGCAAGGCGCTCAAGCGGCCCATGCACGCCACGGAGACCATCAACCGCGTGCTGCTGCCGCTGCCAAACCCCAACGAACTGCCGCAACTCCTCAACGAGGCCCGCGCCCGCATCGACCACTACCAGCGCATCTTCGAGGACAACTTCCCCTGTCTGACGGTGGACTACGAGGCCATGATCGATCCGGAGACCAACTACCTGACGGCCGAATGCCAACAGCGGTTGTTCGGTTTTCTGGAGGTTCCCCCGCTGCGGGAGGTCCCGGTCAACCCCATGCGCAAGATCAACCCCGCCCAGCTGCGGTACAGCCTGAGCAACTACGACGAGGTGGTCGCCGCCCTCAAGGACACGCCGTTTCGGGACCTGCTGGACGACCCCGGGCGCGACGTGGCCGAACTGCCCTTCCACCAGCACATGGGCAGAGGGCACAGGGCGGCGGAAAGCGACCTGCCCGCCGCCTTGCGCCACTACCTCCAGGCCGCTGAGCTCGCGCCTCGGGACCCGGAGCCGATCTTCCACACCGCCCTGGTCTACGCCGCCACCAACCGCCGGGACAAGGCCATGGACCTCCTCGAGAGGGTGCTGGACCTCTGCGGCGACGACCAGATGCGCGCCTTCTACGCCAAGGCGCGGGAGACCCTGGCCGGCGGCGCGGCCTAG
- a CDS encoding SDR family oxidoreductase, which translates to MTLNGKRILVVGASSGIGKAVARAVSEVGAEVLLCARSRDKLEALAGELPGEASALPVDVTDEEAVKAALDGAGELDGLVCTAGAFKVGPVRDLPTDEARANFEVKFWGAYHVAKWACVRQGGAIVLCSGIWSQRPQSGVAQMASVNAALEGLARSLAVEYAPTRVNCVSPGVTDTELYEKNMNREQYSHLMRTVTGELLTGRPGKPEDVAQAILMLLSNPQITGETLVIDGGGKLA; encoded by the coding sequence ATGACATTGAACGGCAAGCGGATTTTGGTTGTAGGCGCGAGTTCCGGTATCGGCAAGGCAGTGGCTCGGGCGGTGTCGGAAGTCGGGGCCGAGGTTCTGCTTTGCGCCCGGTCCAGGGACAAGCTGGAGGCGCTGGCGGGCGAACTGCCGGGCGAGGCGAGTGCGCTGCCGGTGGACGTGACGGACGAGGAGGCGGTGAAGGCCGCGCTCGACGGTGCGGGAGAGCTGGACGGGCTGGTCTGCACGGCCGGAGCCTTCAAGGTGGGCCCGGTGCGCGACCTGCCCACGGACGAGGCCAGGGCCAACTTCGAGGTGAAGTTTTGGGGCGCCTACCACGTGGCCAAGTGGGCCTGCGTGCGCCAGGGCGGGGCCATCGTTCTCTGTTCCGGCATCTGGAGCCAGCGGCCCCAGTCCGGTGTGGCCCAGATGGCCTCGGTCAACGCGGCCCTGGAAGGGCTGGCCCGCAGCCTGGCCGTTGAGTACGCCCCCACGCGGGTCAACTGCGTCTCCCCCGGCGTCACCGACACGGAGTTATACGAGAAGAACATGAACCGGGAGCAGTACAGCCATCTCATGCGCACCGTGACCGGGGAGTTGCTCACGGGCAGGCCCGGTAAGCCGGAGGACGTGGCCCAGGCCATCCTGATGCTGCTGTCCAATCCCCAGATAACCGGGGAGACGCTGGTCATCGACGGCGGCGGCAAGCTGGCCTGA
- a CDS encoding two-component system sensor histidine kinase NtrB, whose amino-acid sequence MTDPDFESLSREELLRRARILASMLAECQDQHRALADSSVDAMITTDANGLVLSWNPAAERLFGWQENEAVGRDVEMIIPQRLRQAHHEGMRRFMKTGRKRLIGNRTELDALNREGREFPIELSLSTWTSRGERFFGAIIRDVTIRKRHERLREDVQRIARHDLKSPLAGVGGLARLLSRSENLSDKEREWAREITRLSERMLGSIQRSMDFLRMEEGTYELKPENLDLADMLDGLHREFQSTAQDFQVNLVYRVNDEEIPPDNLRQTGFPHRGEADLLHRMLENLLKNAIEATPAGETVTLDLRRETGKTVITIHNPGTIPREIRDRLFEPYVSHGKKTGTGLGTTSARLIARIHGGDITFTSTEDQGTTLRVELPG is encoded by the coding sequence ATGACGGACCCGGATTTCGAATCCCTCTCGCGCGAGGAACTGCTCCGCAGGGCGCGAATCCTGGCCTCCATGCTGGCGGAATGCCAGGACCAGCACCGGGCCCTGGCCGACTCGTCAGTGGACGCCATGATCACCACGGACGCCAACGGCCTGGTTCTCTCCTGGAATCCGGCGGCGGAACGGCTTTTCGGCTGGCAAGAAAACGAGGCGGTTGGCCGGGACGTGGAAATGATCATCCCGCAGCGGCTTCGCCAAGCCCATCACGAAGGCATGCGCCGCTTCATGAAGACCGGGCGTAAACGACTCATCGGCAACCGCACCGAGCTGGACGCCCTGAACCGCGAGGGCCGCGAGTTTCCCATCGAACTTTCCCTCTCCACCTGGACCTCGCGGGGAGAACGGTTCTTCGGGGCCATCATCCGCGACGTGACCATCCGCAAACGCCACGAGCGGCTGCGCGAGGACGTGCAGCGCATCGCCCGCCACGACCTCAAGTCACCCCTGGCCGGAGTCGGCGGATTGGCGCGGCTCCTCTCCCGCTCGGAGAACCTCTCGGACAAGGAACGGGAGTGGGCCCGGGAGATCACCAGGCTATCCGAGCGCATGCTCGGCTCCATCCAGCGCTCCATGGACTTCCTGCGCATGGAGGAAGGCACCTACGAGCTGAAGCCCGAGAACCTGGACCTGGCGGACATGCTGGACGGACTGCACCGGGAATTCCAGTCAACGGCCCAGGACTTCCAGGTCAACCTCGTCTACCGCGTCAATGACGAGGAGATTCCCCCTGACAATCTGCGGCAGACCGGTTTCCCCCACCGGGGCGAGGCCGACCTGCTGCACCGCATGCTGGAAAACCTGCTCAAGAACGCCATCGAGGCCACCCCGGCCGGCGAAACCGTGACACTGGACCTGCGCCGCGAAACCGGCAAAACAGTCATCACCATCCACAACCCCGGAACCATCCCCCGTGAAATCCGCGACCGCCTTTTCGAACCCTACGTCTCCCACGGCAAGAAAACCGGCACCGGCCTGGGAACAACATCCGCCCGCCTCATAGCCCGCATCCACGGCGGCGACATCACCTTCACCTCCACCGAGGACCAAGGCACCACCCTGCGCGTGGAACTCCCAGGATAG
- a CDS encoding glycosyltransferase produces the protein MTKMVWLGTPGFAGRMRDMGYEVTHVPLERPEVLDWSGLCQRAGCEPEVVVYSDRSFPPPLAGLESFPALTCFYCVDSHIHGWYPAYARAFDCCALSLRDHLPRFAAELSVDRVAWLPPYPKEWHKPDWEAEKEWDVLFAGHVDPSTTPRRHVFLAEMSRLLGGGLHITTGAYAELFPKARVVLNVAERGDLNFRVFEALACGACLLTPEVGHGQSDLFHPGVHLQTYANLDPADAAAKASALLADPAGRKAMARAGNAEVEANHRQSRRAETLDGLLRSEAAREARRTRPDRAEELARGLRVLCLHWAESLEDGDLRRAYLRAAGVSED, from the coding sequence ATGACGAAGATGGTTTGGCTTGGGACGCCGGGGTTTGCCGGGCGCATGCGGGATATGGGGTACGAGGTGACGCACGTGCCGCTGGAGCGGCCGGAGGTGCTGGACTGGTCCGGGTTGTGCCAGCGGGCCGGGTGCGAGCCGGAGGTGGTGGTCTATTCGGACCGTAGTTTTCCACCGCCGCTGGCGGGGCTGGAGTCGTTTCCGGCGCTGACCTGTTTTTACTGCGTGGATTCGCACATCCACGGCTGGTACCCGGCCTATGCCAGGGCGTTCGACTGCTGCGCGCTTTCCCTGCGGGACCATTTGCCGAGGTTCGCGGCTGAACTGTCCGTGGACCGGGTGGCCTGGCTGCCGCCGTATCCCAAAGAGTGGCACAAGCCGGACTGGGAGGCTGAAAAGGAGTGGGACGTGCTTTTCGCCGGCCACGTGGATCCGTCCACCACGCCCAGGCGGCACGTATTCCTGGCGGAGATGTCGCGCCTTTTGGGCGGCGGGTTGCACATCACCACGGGCGCGTACGCGGAGTTGTTTCCCAAGGCGCGGGTGGTGCTGAACGTGGCCGAGCGGGGCGACCTCAATTTCCGGGTGTTCGAGGCCCTGGCCTGCGGGGCGTGCTTGCTGACGCCGGAGGTGGGGCATGGCCAATCCGACCTGTTCCATCCGGGCGTGCATTTGCAGACCTATGCCAACCTGGACCCAGCGGACGCGGCGGCCAAGGCGTCCGCCCTGCTGGCCGATCCGGCGGGCCGGAAGGCCATGGCCAGGGCGGGCAACGCCGAGGTGGAGGCCAACCACCGCCAGTCCAGGCGGGCGGAGACCCTGGACGGGCTGCTGCGGAGCGAGGCGGCGCGGGAGGCCCGGCGGACGCGGCCTGACCGGGCGGAGGAACTGGCCCGGGGGCTGAGGGTGCTCTGCCTTCACTGGGCGGAGAGCTTGGAGGACGGGGATTTGCGCCGGGCCTACCTCAGGGCGGCGGGGGTGTCGGAAGACTGA
- a CDS encoding sulfide/dihydroorotate dehydrogenase-like FAD/NAD-binding protein, translating into MPTKILEKQQLIPGSVSRIDLDAPAIAETAKPGTFVIIRVNETGERVPLTIADTDPARGTITLVFLVVGKTSALLDSLEAGDEILDVCGPLGRPTDIEPRGTVVCVGGGTGIAAMHHIAKGHHAAGNHVVSIIGSRSKDLLLFCDELESFCPEVVVTTDDGSMGRKGMVTEALRERLENDPDVGEVVAVGPVPMMAAVAELTREFDVPTTVSLNAIMVDGVGMCGACRVTVGGETRFACVDGPEFDGHQVDFAELRARLAAFRGDEILSMEDFRRLRDG; encoded by the coding sequence ATGCCGACGAAAATTCTCGAAAAGCAACAGCTCATTCCCGGCTCCGTCTCCAGGATTGATCTCGATGCCCCGGCCATAGCCGAAACGGCCAAGCCGGGAACGTTCGTCATAATCCGCGTCAACGAGACCGGGGAACGCGTTCCCCTGACCATCGCGGACACCGATCCGGCGCGAGGAACCATAACGCTGGTCTTTCTGGTGGTGGGCAAGACCTCGGCCCTGCTGGATTCCCTGGAGGCCGGGGACGAGATTCTGGACGTCTGCGGCCCCCTGGGCCGGCCCACGGACATCGAGCCGCGCGGCACGGTGGTCTGCGTGGGCGGCGGCACGGGCATCGCGGCCATGCACCACATCGCCAAGGGCCACCACGCCGCGGGCAACCATGTGGTGTCCATCATCGGCTCCCGCTCCAAGGACCTGCTGCTCTTTTGCGACGAGTTGGAGAGCTTCTGCCCGGAGGTGGTCGTCACCACGGATGACGGCTCCATGGGGCGCAAGGGCATGGTCACGGAAGCCCTGCGCGAGCGGCTGGAGAACGACCCGGACGTGGGCGAGGTGGTGGCCGTGGGCCCGGTGCCCATGATGGCCGCTGTGGCCGAACTGACCCGGGAGTTCGACGTGCCCACCACGGTCTCGCTGAACGCCATCATGGTGGACGGAGTGGGCATGTGCGGCGCCTGCCGCGTGACGGTGGGCGGCGAAACCCGCTTCGCCTGCGTGGACGGGCCGGAGTTCGACGGCCACCAGGTTGACTTCGCCGAGCT